Proteins from a single region of Psilocybe cubensis strain MGC-MH-2018 chromosome 3, whole genome shotgun sequence:
- a CDS encoding Terpene cyclase aneC: MAGCPDLSPTQIRDILESCDKSAGKPLSPFPRLVIDDSSKMTENSIKLYPAAAGLPWHSTILALRQTKHWKAAISMVTKLLNLFAEDDISNTTLYRGSKSYANIAKREIHDINHNWSRFLLFAWPGADEKRIELISATLTFVFLFDGKSNCLQDVWEMQDEETVRIIQAEFISCLTLPDSEISLFKRERSLTPLQAMITQVIQGIYDEDQKGGNGGKDVVKCLIDFINHPPPAKEYHTLKEFLDYRIVDAAAEYVFACAKFSIHSSVQMDSPSIKRFIRLASEHICYSNDLGSYDKEKEAYDEGHVLYLINAVDMVKKVFKLPDDATAKSATLALQKQTEMELGRELEHLRASGEATAQELEYCEAVIYAMMGNTFASVVMSRYGGDVTRLKS, from the exons ATGGCTGGCTGTCCAGACTTATCGCCAACTCAAATACGCGATATCTTAGAGTCTTGTGACAAAAGCGCTGGAAAACCTCTCTCACCATTCCCTCGTTTAGTAATCGACGACTCATCGAAGATGACCGAGAACAGCATCAAGTTATATCCCGCGGCTGCAGGTCTTCCCTGGCATTCTACTATTCTAGCTCTGAGGCAGACCAAGCATTGGAAAGCCGCAATATCTATGGTCACAAAGCTGCTAAATCTATTTGCAGAGGACGACATTTCCAATACAACTCTTTACAGAGGGTCCAAGTCATATGCAAATATTGCGAAAAGGGAGATACATGATATAAACCACAATTGGTCCCGGTTCCTTTTGTTTGCGTGGCCAGGCGCCGATGAGAAAAGGATAGAGCTAATCTCAGCTACTCTGACCTTTGTGTTCCTCTTTGATGGTAAG TCTAATTGTCTTCAAGATGTTTGGGAAATGCAGGACGAAGAAACA GTTCGCATTATTCAGGCCGAATTTATTTCTTGCCTGACGCTACCGGACTCTGAGATTTCTCTATTCAAGAGGGAGCGGAGCCTCACACCCCTCCAGGCTATGATTACTCAAGTTATACAAGGGATTTATGATGAAGACCAGAAAGGCGGAAATGGCGGCAAGGACGTAGTGAAGTGTCTGATCGATTTTATCAACCACCCTCCCCCTGCCAAGGAGTACCATACACTCAAGGAGTTTCTAGATTATCGCATAGTTGATGCTGCTGCGGA ATACGTCTTTGCATGTGCCAAGTTCTCCATCCATTCGAGTGTTCAAATGGACAGCCCAAGCATTAAACGGTTCATTAGACTTGCTTCAGAACATATATGTTACTCTAACGACCTTGGTTCGTACgataaggagaaggaggcttaTGATGAAGGACATGTCTTGTACTTGATCAACGCGGTTGACATGGTGAAGAAGGTGTTCAAGCTTCCAGATGATGCCACTGCAAAGTCAGCTACACTTGCACTTCAAAAGCAGACCGAGATGGAACTCGGAAGGGAGCTTGAACACCTTCGTGCATCGGGTGAAGCTACTGCCCAGGAACTTGAATATTGCGAAGCTGTAATATATGCAATGATGGGAAATACGTTTGCCTCGGTGGTCATGTCCCGTTATGGGGGGGACGTCACTAGACTTAAATCTTGA
- a CDS encoding Archaemetzincin-2, which yields MQRAAAASVTLTGNRKNGLSSHAIDDEIAPSTFPAPLILPNDDLSNDPRCPPQSFRSWTREKNRNKVTPQRNVLYVAYPPEVDSDVGYIQTWCNPNPNKTSMSGTCSAPKIDDVVLYLGAFYHGMQVKSLPTKLRFTSWEDDPPKLKRASSKMKTKIPTRIGLACQTECIGIRARPSPDDVYPAQLNLDDILEAAIEILPEDAYAILLLVNHDLYEDDDDEFVCGRAYGASRISVISTARYNPALDGIQEVEREHAWPASHCQSYIMKCIDASDSTKRPKKKSKVDSDLNVQDDQNATSPMRAALLAYVNTPPLTNSSPQDIITGTWLARVCRTSSHELGHCFGMDHCVYYACIMQGSGTVIEDVRQPPYLCPVDLAKLLKACGTTEEAQLGALLVFCERFPKVQLFMAFAAWIRAKRLIDGGP from the coding sequence ATGCAGCGGGCAGCCGCTGCTTCCGTTACTCTTACAGGAAACAGGAAAAATGGATTATCATCACATGCCATCGACGATGAAATAGCGCCGTCAACTTTCCCTGCACCCCTTATCTTGCCCAATGACGACCTCTCAAACGATCCCAGATGCCCTCCGCAAAGTTTTCGATCATGGACAAGGGAAAAGAATCGCAACAAGGTAACCCCACAGAGGAATGTACTCTACGTGGCATACCCTCCAGAAGTTGACTCAGACGTCGGTTACATCCAAACATGGTGtaatcccaatcccaataaAACGTCAATGTCAGGGACCTGCTCAGCCCCAAAAATTGATGATGTTGTCCTCTATCTCGGAGCGTTCTACCATGGCATGCAGGTTAAATCGCTACCCACGAAGCTGCGGTTCACAAGTTGGGAGGATGATCCCCCGAAATTGAAGCGAGCTTCTTCAaaaatgaaaacaaaaataccCACCCGAATTGGATTAGCGTGTCAAACCGAATGCATTGGCATCCGCGCTCGCCCTTCTCCAGATGATGTTTACCCAGCTCAGCTCAATCTCGACGACATACTAGAGGCAGCCATTGAGATACTTCCAGAGGATGCATACGCCATCCTTCTACTCGTCAACCATGATTTGTacgaggatgacgacgacgagttTGTGTGCGGGCGCGCGTACGGTGCAAGTCGTATTTCCGTCATATCTACAGCAAGGTATAACCCAGCATTGGATGGTATCCAGGAAGTAGAACGGGAACACGCTTGGCCGGCTTCACACTGCCAATCATACATCATGAAATGCATCGATGCCTCAGATTCAACAAAGCGCCCAAAGAAAAAGTCCAAGGTCGACTCTGACTTGAATGTACAAGACGACCAGAACGCCACGTCACCGATGCGCGCGGCTCTTTTGGCGTACGTTAACACACCTCCCCTCACCAATAGTTCACCACAGGACATCATCACAGGCACCTGGCTGGCGCGAGTCTGTCGTACGTCAAGCCATGAGCTAGGGCACTGCTTTGGAATGGACCACTGCGTGTACTATGCGTGCATCATGCAAGGAAGTGGCACTGTGATCGAGGACGTCAGACAGCCTCCATATCTGTGTCCGGTGGATTTGGCCAAGCTTCTAAAAGCGTGTGGTACAACAGAGGAAGCACAGCTAGGAGCGCTATTGGTCTTTTGCGAGCGTTTCCCAAAGGTGCAGTTATTCATGGCATTTGCTGCTTGGATCCGTGCGAAGAGGTTGATAGATGGGGGGCCATAG